The following proteins are encoded in a genomic region of Leptospira ryugenii:
- a CDS encoding TatD family hydrolase: protein MAHSLIDTHCHLDIIQEQGLAIGEAVSLAKDAGLRKIVQIGIDLPSSEKAIQIADSYSSDSLEIVYTIGCHPTETHEFPKADEILQLAKTRLSDPRFVGIGEIGMDLYHNADQKQAQRDVLSKFLDFSSEYKLPVVIHSRDAFQETWEGLQEYKGRAFGVIHCFTYDFEAAKRFIDLGYYISFSGILAFKNAIEIQEAAKQIPLECILIETDAPFLAPPPFRGKRNDSSKLPHILEKMFSLRSESNEVIESKLLQNSEKFIARKAYYA from the coding sequence ATGGCGCATTCTCTGATCGATACCCACTGTCATTTGGACATAATACAGGAACAAGGTCTAGCTATTGGGGAAGCTGTCTCCTTAGCGAAGGATGCTGGTTTACGAAAAATCGTTCAAATCGGGATAGACCTGCCTAGTTCAGAGAAAGCGATCCAAATCGCTGATAGCTATTCCTCAGATTCCTTAGAGATAGTGTATACCATTGGCTGCCATCCAACCGAAACCCATGAATTTCCGAAAGCGGATGAAATACTGCAATTGGCAAAAACGCGCCTAAGTGATCCACGATTCGTGGGGATTGGAGAAATAGGGATGGATCTCTACCACAATGCAGACCAAAAGCAGGCTCAGCGCGATGTACTTTCGAAATTTTTAGATTTTTCCAGCGAATACAAATTGCCTGTTGTGATCCATTCTCGGGATGCCTTTCAGGAAACTTGGGAAGGTTTGCAAGAATATAAAGGCAGAGCATTTGGAGTCATCCATTGTTTTACCTATGATTTCGAGGCAGCAAAACGATTTATTGATTTAGGGTATTACATTTCATTTTCGGGCATCTTAGCTTTTAAAAATGCGATTGAGATACAAGAGGCAGCAAAGCAAATCCCTCTGGAATGCATTTTGATAGAAACCGATGCACCTTTCCTTGCTCCACCACCTTTTCGAGGAAAGAGAAATGATTCCTCTAAATTACCTCATATTTTAGAAAAGATGTTTTCATTGCGTTCAGAGAGTAATGAAGTCATTGAATCAAAACTATTGCAAAACTCTGAAAAATTCATCGCAAGAAAGGCTTACTATGCTTGA
- the serS gene encoding serine--tRNA ligase, whose product MLDINRILQNPEVLLDTLQKRGFDSKDIESKISEVSSRQRKLKLESEELRAERNKVSKEIGILKAKGEDISSISQSMKSVGDRIKAIEDELASYEESLHDINIGLPNLLDDSVPFGKDEKDNVLVKTFGEKNSFTFPVKPHFEIGEAMGIFDFERGVKLSGARFYTYSGLAAKLERALMNLMLDTHTTENGYREMWVPVLVNDESMTATGQLPKFAEDFYRLEKDGLNLIPTAEVPLTNYYRDEIIADKDLPISMCAHTSCFRREAGSYGKDTRGLVRVHQFQKVELVKFCRPEDSQTEHEKMLSDAESILQKLNLHYRVMLLCSQDMSAASSKTYDIEVWMPGLGRYMEISSVSNFKDYQARRGKIRYKSKEGKNLLIHTLNGSGLAIGRTLAAVIENYQTEDGTFAIPDVLKSYIR is encoded by the coding sequence ATGCTTGATATCAATCGAATACTGCAGAATCCGGAAGTCTTATTAGATACACTTCAAAAAAGGGGATTTGATTCCAAAGACATTGAATCTAAAATTTCTGAAGTTAGTTCCAGACAGAGAAAGTTAAAATTAGAATCCGAAGAGTTACGTGCAGAACGTAACAAAGTATCAAAAGAAATTGGAATTCTTAAAGCTAAAGGTGAGGACATTTCCTCCATTTCTCAATCCATGAAATCGGTTGGAGATAGAATCAAAGCTATAGAAGATGAGTTGGCAAGTTATGAGGAATCTTTACATGATATCAACATAGGTCTTCCCAATCTCTTGGATGACAGTGTTCCTTTTGGAAAGGATGAGAAAGATAACGTCTTAGTTAAGACGTTCGGAGAAAAGAACTCGTTTACGTTTCCGGTAAAACCTCATTTTGAAATTGGTGAGGCAATGGGTATCTTCGATTTTGAGAGAGGAGTTAAGTTATCCGGTGCAAGATTTTATACATACTCCGGATTGGCTGCAAAATTAGAGCGCGCTTTGATGAACTTAATGTTGGATACTCACACAACAGAAAATGGCTATCGTGAAATGTGGGTTCCCGTTCTTGTTAATGATGAATCCATGACTGCGACGGGGCAGCTTCCAAAATTTGCAGAAGATTTTTATCGTTTAGAGAAGGATGGATTGAATTTGATCCCGACTGCTGAAGTTCCTCTAACAAATTATTACCGTGATGAGATCATTGCTGATAAGGATTTACCAATTTCTATGTGCGCCCATACCTCCTGTTTTCGTAGAGAAGCAGGCTCTTACGGGAAGGATACACGTGGTCTCGTGCGAGTCCACCAATTCCAAAAAGTAGAATTGGTAAAGTTTTGCCGACCTGAAGATTCTCAAACAGAGCACGAAAAAATGCTCTCTGATGCGGAGTCCATCCTTCAAAAACTCAATCTCCATTACAGGGTAATGTTGCTTTGTAGCCAAGACATGTCGGCAGCTTCCAGTAAAACCTACGATATAGAGGTTTGGATGCCTGGTTTAGGGCGATATATGGAAATATCTTCCGTTTCAAACTTCAAAGACTATCAAGCAAGAAGAGGAAAAATTCGATACAAGAGCAAGGAAGGAAAAAACCTGCTCATACATACTCTGAATGGTTCTGGACTTGCAATCGGAAGAACACTGGCTGCGGTGATTGAAAATTACCAAACAGAGGATGGTACCTTCGCAATACCTGATGTATTGAAATCGTACATCAGATAA
- a CDS encoding OmpA family protein yields MLKVQIFPNIALCFFSLFYSLSAEPSIVIEPIRGNINTRFQEFGPSLSPDAKTLYFYSKRAESLYTQIFRSSLQKDNTWSFPEEVEELNSEFDDQSPFITRDGKMILFSSNRDGATEVSLTDGRKGISRDIYISQWLGTRWSIPLPLPNTINTDQIEENPHMLGDTLLFTRYPFGQPQFAKIYITKRKGNSWTEPVPLPNPINDENATIAAAFNDEGTILFFASNRSGGFGGFDIYMAKVKENQFVDIENLGSEINSASDEAYVIYQQVKKTFLFCRRIEGQSFDIFAAYIPRKPNEIETKLKEDKKVSLENIYFERGSARLKNESTIPLDSVVDYLHENPKVRMKIVGHTDLHGNHDDNLILSRERAQSVRDYLTRKGVEEKRILTEGKGSTQPVSDKLDDESSKKNRRTEFLLVD; encoded by the coding sequence ATGCTCAAAGTTCAGATTTTCCCAAACATTGCTCTTTGCTTTTTTTCACTTTTTTACTCTCTATCAGCTGAACCAAGCATTGTGATAGAGCCGATTCGTGGAAACATCAACACTCGATTTCAAGAATTTGGCCCAAGTCTTTCTCCAGATGCAAAGACTTTGTATTTCTATTCTAAGCGTGCTGAATCCTTATACACGCAGATCTTTAGGAGTTCTCTCCAAAAAGACAATACATGGTCCTTTCCAGAAGAAGTAGAAGAACTCAATTCTGAATTTGATGACCAAAGCCCCTTTATAACTAGAGATGGAAAAATGATTCTGTTTTCTTCCAATCGAGATGGAGCGACAGAAGTTTCCTTAACGGACGGGCGTAAAGGCATTTCGAGGGACATTTACATCTCGCAATGGCTTGGAACACGTTGGTCTATTCCGCTACCGCTCCCCAATACTATCAACACTGACCAGATAGAAGAAAATCCTCATATGTTAGGCGATACTCTTTTGTTTACTCGCTATCCTTTCGGACAACCTCAATTCGCAAAGATTTACATTACCAAACGGAAAGGAAATAGCTGGACTGAACCGGTTCCCTTACCAAACCCCATTAATGATGAAAATGCAACGATTGCTGCGGCCTTCAATGATGAAGGTACAATTTTATTTTTCGCATCCAATCGAAGCGGAGGTTTTGGAGGATTTGATATATATATGGCGAAAGTGAAAGAGAATCAATTTGTTGATATAGAAAACTTAGGCTCTGAAATAAACTCAGCCTCTGATGAAGCGTATGTCATCTACCAACAAGTGAAAAAAACATTTCTTTTCTGTCGTCGAATTGAAGGGCAATCCTTTGATATCTTTGCAGCCTACATCCCTAGAAAACCAAACGAAATTGAAACTAAACTCAAGGAAGATAAAAAAGTTAGTCTGGAGAATATATATTTTGAGCGTGGTTCGGCACGGTTGAAAAATGAATCAACGATACCATTGGATTCGGTAGTCGACTATTTGCATGAGAACCCTAAGGTACGCATGAAGATTGTTGGCCATACGGACCTTCATGGGAACCATGACGACAATTTGATTCTATCTAGAGAAAGAGCCCAATCCGTGAGAGACTATCTCACGAGAAAGGGTGTGGAGGAAAAGCGTATTCTGACTGAGGGAAAAGGTTCAACCCAGCCCGTGAGTGACAAGTTGGATGATGAATCTTCTAAAAAAAACCGTAGAACGGAATTTCTATTGGTGGATTGA